ATGGGACTTTTAATGATGTGGCAAAGTATTGAAGAGAGAGCTAATGTCTTTCTAAAAACATAAGCTAGAAAaactataaaaaataaaatgcaAGATAAGAAATGCATTGGGACGATTAATTTCCATGGTCACCAAATGAGACTAGAAAATTTAAGTGTGCTTATATTTTGACATGTAGAGCAAAGCATGTATTGGACAAAATCTCTAGATTTGCATCCATTTTTTGGAGACAAACACTGCACTAAGGTATTTCTTTTGGGAGTGGCATAACTATCATATAGGACCATCATCTAAACTAATGTCTTACATCAGATCATTAGAAAATGCCAATAACAGTCAGTAGAATATGCCAAAAGGCAATCTAGCAAATAACTTCATAATTATCTGAAATTTGTATATCATTCACAAGGAAAATCAATGCTTAGTCCCCACACAACCTCCTATGCCCCAAAAATGCAATAGGTTTTATTCCCATCCCTAAACAAAACCAGATAGAAATATGTTTCTTCATTCTCAAAACCAGCACAAATTATCTGCCAAAGCTGGTTTTGGGGGGTGCTTTAGGTGATATGGCAGCCAAAGCATCCACGTGGAGACACAACACAGCAGCACTACAAGAGTGATGTGTCTGTCCCTGAAAAAAATAGGTGATGTCGGCAGTTATACAGCAAAACTTGCTGATGTGGCTACCACACCAACTAAAACCACCCACAAAACCAACCTTAGGATGAAGTTTACACCGCTTCGAGTTTTGACAGctgagggatgtattttatcAAGTTTCGGACATGACAATAGAATTAAATAAACATTTTTCAGCATTCAGAGTAAATAAAAATTTACCTCCTTGAAATCAACCCATTCCCATGTCTCATGTGCTGTATTTATGTCATAAACCAGTGCATAGACATCCTATATAATTAGAGCAACTTGATTAATTATATAAACAAAGATAAGTGATACTTATGACGCCTTAGAAATAAGGCATACCTTTGATGGATTATAGTCAGTTATTTCAGCTTCATAAAAGCTATTGTCGTCAGGCCACCGAGTCATGACTTTACGCCCGATTAATGGATTTAATTGTGAGCCTTCAGGTGGAAGGCCAGCAGACATATTTCTATTGATAATAGGTCCCCGTCCACCAGGACCAGCAGAAGATGGCATAGATTTGACTGCAGGGCCACCAGGTATCTTCTGGCCCTTCAAGCACAGTTAATTGCCCACAAATAACCCATATCATGTTACAAAAATTACAACCACAAAATTATCTGCAGATGATTCAACCATCACTTACTGCTTTGGTCTTTTTCACTTTAGTGCCAGGTGGAGCTGCCTTTTTTGCTCCTGAAGATGATGGTTGCATTGGTGCAGTTAAAGGCTGTGAATGCATAGCAGATGGTGCAGGCACAGATGCAGAAGGAATGGGTTGAGACATCTTTTGCCTCTTGCGAGCAGAGGTCGTAGGGCTCGGCATAGGGTCATGTGTACGCTGAGAATTATTAACCAAATTCATCTTAAGCCCACCAGTTGACTCTCTCCATTCCCTTGTATTAAGAAAAGAACACGTGACAAAAGAGTGAAAAAGGAGTTCTTATTTTTGGGTGTGCATGTGTTAGGAGACGGTATTGCACAGTTAAGATGCATCATGTGTCCACAAAATACCTTATTCTTCGGATAATATCATCACTATTAACTCTGTTTAGCAACTCCCTGTGTTCCTTGTCAGATACTTGTAGCTCCTTCCTAAGCTCAGTAATGAGACTTTCTTTTTCCTGAGACAGTGCATTCAAACTTTTATGAGATTCAATGAAATCTAGGCCAACCAgactaaataaattaataacaTGAAGAGACAAGAGTGTATTACCCATGTTATAGCATCAGATTGAGCCTTGAACGCTCTAAGAACTGAACAATATGCTTCTTGCTCAAGCTGATGTATTTGTGTTTCCATATCTGTCTGAGGTTGAACTCTAGTATACAGAGAAGCACCAATAGTATCTCTTCCATTACCAGTGATGCGTGCACTGCCTTTCATGCCTCTGCTGTTCTGATATGATGGTGGAAGATCATCATCGGTTCCTGtaaccaatgccaaatttctGAGTATAGCATTTCAAATGTTGTTACCTGACTGGTTCAAACCGGTTGGTAGGTACCAATTGGCAGCCTGTCACCGGCAGGAACCTGTGCGAAACAATTCCAAAGTATACTTTCAACATATGAAAATTCTGTAAAGGTGACCATTTTACATAATAATGCTATAACAatgttttatattattttaatgCTCTTATCTCCTAGTAGAGTGAACACAACCGAGCTTCAAAATACATACGGAATCAATATTCCCTATCTACAAATCAATATTTGAATTGGCCATTTGGCCTTTTCTGTCTTCTCGTAATGGGTGCAGATGGACATAACCGAGAAATTCAATTGTAGTTCTACCAGAGTGTTATGTGGCTAAAATAGCAGCTGAGTACAGGCCAGTGAAAAGTTGTATCCCACTGGCACCAACATTGTCACTCACTAACATGGCCAGTGGGCCCAATACCATATGCACAGATGCACAACTATTCAGAAGAACATGCCCAAATTCCCTGCTTTAGTTTCAAGTCCTCAGTTTGGTAGGGGCACTACAAATGCTCCAGAGGCTAACAGATACTGGAATATTGTACACCTCAATGCAGCACCCACAGCAATTAATAGTACTGAAAGCAAAAGGGAGATGAGGAGAAGACAACACAAATGTTTCAAGTTCTAGCACATGCACTTCAAATCACTAAGTGCAACCCTCTCCAACCAACAGTGGAGGAAATCAACAGAAGTCCATGGAAATAACTGGAAACGGGTGAAACTATTCAGTCCATGGAAACAACATGTAACCGCGGTTCCAACGCAAGAGGTTGCAAACACGAGATGGGGATTCAAAGGTTTTAGGGTCCCTTACCACAGTAGATTTTGAATGTTATCTTGTGCTCATTGCGAACTTCTAGAATTTAGATAGGAAGGTAGAGAATGGCACAATCCTTTGTACCGATGAAGAATTTAAACCACATATTTGGGGTAGTCCCTAGCTCCAGAAACTCTTAGATCTAGAGCCCTGGGCACTACAACGTATTTCGTTGACCAATTTTGTTATTATATTTAGATATATCTTTAAACCATTCTGTTTTATCCTGCAAACTAGCTGTGCCAAATAACCCCAAAGTCACGTGTTTTATCCCTGTTGTTAATGTAGTTCTACAGTTCAGACCAACCAAGTTGAATGAAAAATGCAAATTTGAACTTGACAATACAGAAATTTGTTAAGTGTACAGCTAAACAATGTTACAAAATGAGCTAAGTTCATTCAGAACATAGCTAGTGCCCAAGCAAGcatgaaaaaaaatcaaaccgTGGCACTAAAGGTCATAACAAAGCTCTATTAACTCAGCATGATAACTTATAAGTTAtgacagtatcaccttgtttcCTTTTTAAATGAATGGCATCACCTTGCTTGCATTCAGGCAACTAGGAGAGAAAGAAAAGACTTCCATACAGTAGGGCTTATGTGCGCACTTGGCATTACTTCCATCAGGGAACTGTATGGGTCCAAAGGGATGCCAATCTGTCCTGATAACCCAattatttgcaggtaaatacccTAATAGAGCCATGTATGTTCAGCTTTCGTCTATAAAGGCATGCTCTTTGATTTGAAATGCTGCCCAATGGGGAAAATGGGCAGAAATATGAGTAAATACTACCAATTTGGAACACCTCTAAAGCGAATTGTTGAGGAGCGCATGAGGAAGAAGGGAAAACATAAGAACAAAGCTATTATCTACTGTTTTACATcaaaataataaatataataCCATCACATCTTAGCCACTTGTTCATATCTTATACCCTTCTCCTAAAACAAAACTCAACTAAATACCAAATATAATGCACCTTACCACATATCCACCACAAGAAACTTCGACGGCAAATTAAGTTCTACATCAAAATTCCAGAATGAAAAAACAGAAGATGACAAGAAGTATTAAATTAGTCTGAAGTTAGACGAAGACTCATGCCAAGGTCCTGTCCCACAGGATAGGTGCTATTGAGAGAGGGCACTGTATCAATGTATACACATCATGTAGAGCACCAAGAGTGCTGGGTTAAAACTAGGGAATATCAATTTTCCCAATAATAACATCAACACACGACCAGGAGGGTAGGTTATCTTGTGCGTAATTATCTCTTCTTGTGTAATTTACCATTTATTGCTTTTAAGTGTGCACAAATAATAATTTCAGGTAGAAGAAAACAAACTCTCTTCTACATATGCATGATCATGTTGCCTATACatgtataacatatatatacatgtccATATTAACAAGAGGAAAAAATTTCACGTTTCAAAACTATATTATCCAATGACTATGCAACCTCCCCACCACAACCTTTTTTCTTCCTTTTTGCAAGGTACAATTTCACCCAAATAAATACTAACTTCACAGAATTACTCAACAAAATAACACAAACCTAAAAAAAGAAAGCGATGCACAACCCTACATCAACGAAAAAACTGAAGAAAAAACAATGTGCCCCTCCACGACTAACGAAAAAAGTCAACCAATTACTCGAGTTGATCAATATATAATGGTCTAGAAAAATAGCATAATCCCGACAATACAACTGTGCAACacctttaaataaaataaaagattgCGCTACAAAACCCTAACACGGCAGAATCCACCACACTCACCGCTgctgtccacagctccgccgcaCTCCATGCCGGAATCACAAATGCCTTCCAAATCGCAACTCGACGATGCCTCTGCCACCAACAGAAACGCTACACGACGCTCTCCAGCCGAACAGCTTCACCCGGATCCGCCACTTTCCGGGATGGCCTATCCCTCCTGCCTCTCTGCCCCGACGGAGCCCTGGTTCCGGAGGAAAAATCCAGAAGAGAAGCGGCAAACCCTGGCGAGATCTAGGCGCATAGAGGAAGGGGGAGCGGAGGAGGGGACGACGCGGTGGGAGAGGGCAGGGGGCTGGCGTGCGGGAGGCGAGGGGACGCGACAACGGTTGAGCCGGAAATTTTTAAAGGGGTAGAAACGGTATTTTGCTGGCGGCATATGGATGAGAAGTTGGAGATTTTGGTTCCGGCCATGTTTTGTTTGGAATTGGAATTTGTTTatagttgggccttgtttagttcacctcaaaaaccaaaaatttttaaagatttctcgtcacgtcgaatcttacagcacatgcatgaagtattaaatatggtcaaaaacaaaaactaattacacagtttacctgtaaatcacgagatggatcttttgagcctagttagtccataattagataatatttgctacaaacaaacgaaagtgctacagtagccgaaattttttcattccggcaactaaacaaggccttggtaaaAAAATTTAGGTTGGGTTATTTTGGTAtttttgtttgcatttgataattattgtttaattatagactaactagatttaaaaaaattatctcgtaaattataggtaaactgtgtaattagtttctttttttaatctataattaatattttatgcatgtgccggaagattcgatgtgaccgaAAATgttgaaaaaaaatgaaaactaaaagttcctaaaaaattttacaaaatttttcagattctctgtcacattgaatcttgtggcatatgcatagagcattaaatatagattaaaaaataactaattgcgcagtttacctgtaatttgcgagacgaatcatgtaaccctagttagtccataattggacaatatttgtcaaatacaaacgaaagtactacagttttcagtttgcaaaaaaaaattggaactaaacaaggccatagttacATCTTGTTCAGTTCCTAAATTTTTGTTTtcagatattgtagcacttttatttttatttgataaatattatccaatcattgactaactaagatcaaaagattcatctcgcgatttacaggcaaactgtgcaattagtttttgtttttatttatatttaatcctccatgcatgtgtcacaagattcgatgtgatggaaaatcttgaaaagtattTGGTTTTGGGCGGTAATGGTCATATTGGATATTTTATGAAATGTTGGAAGAAGTATTTGGAACTAATAATTATATAACTTGTTTGGAAATGgtgagacgaatttattaagcctaattaatctagtATTGGCACATGTATTTTACTATAGCATTTAtagctaatcatagactaatgaggcttaaaagatttatctcgcggttttcatgcaaactgtacaattagttattttttattatttaatgttttatgcatgtatccaaacattcgatgagatggggtgaaaagtttttagataagAACAAAGCCAGGCCTCTGTTTGGATATTGGGATATAGGAGCAATACAGGAAAGAGAAATGAATGAACGGCCATAAAACTAAATAAGGTATAAAGAAGtagtagtagcaaaatgtatttGTGCGTTGTAACGGGACATACTTATTGTATAATGCTCTTATCAATAATAATAGGCTACTATTTTTTTGTTGAATTTAATCATGTCTTGTCTAACCTAAGATCAAATTATTTCAAGTTTCGTAACAAATGTTAGAGCAATAAAAAACTAATCATACATGGCAAATTAACAGAAGATTGTCTCAACTTGAATATGTGGTTATTATGTGCACTCTTATTGTGAGTCTAAGAAATATGAAAAGTGAGCTACACATATCTTGCACATGTCAGCAACACAAGATAGCTAGACCATTGTCGGGTACAATAAACCATAGGATACCAAAATTAAAGAGATAAAAAACGGCAAAAAAGAGTAAGAAGGACGCCCGACCCCTCCGGCCTCGGGCGCAggatccgtctcgcccgaccctccGGCCTCGAGCGCAGGCTCCGTCTCGCCCGAGCCCTGGGTCTCGGGCGCAATCTCCGCCTTGACCAAGCTCCAGACTCGAGCGCAATCAGCGCCTCGCCCGAGCCTCGGTCTCGAAGCCAAGCTTCCAGCACACGGTGGCTGTACCCTTGATGTGACGTGCGCCATGCCCCCCACGCTGCAGCAGGGCATGTCGGCCACTATTCCAACAACTCTTGTCACTGTGgtaccttacctctttcactgtaggGTCTTGCCTGACAGTAAAAGAGGTATGGGGAAAATTAATCCCTGTCGCTATGACCATATTCTGGTTGTTACTATGTTACTATTGCAGAACACGCTGCAGTGCCACCGACCTGACCTCCACGACTCAAATAGGGCTCGGCGACGCTCCACAGGAATGACCACACCGTCGACCATACCCCGAGGACGAGGTGGCCAATCTCCACATGGTCTGCACTGTCACAGTACTACACACTAGAGATAGTTCACAGGCTTACACATGTAAAAGCTCTGCCACCCCTTGTGGCTATAAAAGGGGTGGCAGGGCACCCATCAGAAATACGGCCCACGGAACACACAAC
This window of the Sorghum bicolor cultivar BTx623 chromosome 7, Sorghum_bicolor_NCBIv3, whole genome shotgun sequence genome carries:
- the LOC8069905 gene encoding protein EMSY-LIKE 3 isoform X2, producing the protein MKGSARITGNGRDTIGASLYTRVQPQTDMETQIHQLEQEAYCSVLRAFKAQSDAITWEKESLITELRKELQVSDKEHRELLNRVNSDDIIRRIREWRESTGGLKMNLVNNSQRTHDPMPSPTTSARKRQKMSQPIPSASVPAPSAMHSQPLTAPMQPSSSGAKKAAPPGTKVKKTKAGQKIPGGPAVKSMPSSAGPGGRGPIINRNMSAGLPPEGSQLNPLIGRKVMTRWPDDNSFYEAEITDYNPSKDVYALVYDINTAHETWEWVDFKEMAPEDIRWEGEEPDLNLVGRGASVHGVKKSISHGGPMSGAGRDRGLQKNSFKKDYPSSQNGIGKKSSDYIEILHTETLIKEVERVFSAANPDPLEMERAKKVLKEHEQSLIDAIARLAEASDGEGDDRVRALEYNRGWRNQHGGRYVDDMTIDGLMAGDADAM
- the LOC8069905 gene encoding protein EMSY-LIKE 3 isoform X3; its protein translation is MECGGAVDSSGTDDDLPPSYQNSRGMKGSARITGNGRDTIGASLYTRVQPQTDMETQIHQLEQEAYCSVLRAFKAQSDAITWEKESLITELRKELQVSDKEHRELLNRVNSDDIIRRIREWRESTGGLKMNLVNNSQRTHDPMPSPTTSARKRQKMSQPIPSASVPAPSAMHSQPLTAPMQPSSSGAKKAAPPGTKVKKTKAGQKIPGGPAVKSMPSSAGPGGRGPIINRNMSAGLPPEGSQLNPLIGRKVMTRWPDDNSFYEAEITDYNPSKDVYALVYDINTAHETWEWVDFKEMAPEDIRWEGAGRDRGLQKNSFKKDYPSSQNGIGKKSSDYIEILHTETLIKEVERVFSAANPDPLEMERAKKVLKEHEQSLIDAIARLAEASDGEGDDRVRALEYNRGWRNQHGGRYVDDMTIDGLMAGDADAM
- the LOC8069905 gene encoding protein EMSY-LIKE 3 isoform X1: MECGGAVDSSGTDDDLPPSYQNSRGMKGSARITGNGRDTIGASLYTRVQPQTDMETQIHQLEQEAYCSVLRAFKAQSDAITWEKESLITELRKELQVSDKEHRELLNRVNSDDIIRRIREWRESTGGLKMNLVNNSQRTHDPMPSPTTSARKRQKMSQPIPSASVPAPSAMHSQPLTAPMQPSSSGAKKAAPPGTKVKKTKAGQKIPGGPAVKSMPSSAGPGGRGPIINRNMSAGLPPEGSQLNPLIGRKVMTRWPDDNSFYEAEITDYNPSKDVYALVYDINTAHETWEWVDFKEMAPEDIRWEGEEPDLNLVGRGASVHGVKKSISHGGPMSGAGRDRGLQKNSFKKDYPSSQNGIGKKSSDYIEILHTETLIKEVERVFSAANPDPLEMERAKKVLKEHEQSLIDAIARLAEASDGEGDDRVRALEYNRGWRNQHGGRYVDDMTIDGLMAGDADAM